In Saccharothrix syringae, the following are encoded in one genomic region:
- a CDS encoding LacI family DNA-binding transcriptional regulator produces MGRRRVTLADVAKATGVSTTTVSLVLTGRGRDLRISEEVERRVRSTAQELGYRRNTLSVGLRTGRTQTIGFVSDTVASSLLAGNMIKGALEAAHQRGFMLFFGESGGDPGVEKALVEAMHDRRVDGIVFAAMYTRPVAVPEGLDHGPAVLLNAVPAAYSPVPSVLPDEVGAGRAAARVLVDAGHRDGVHLVGAGPGIEDIPPNSIAAAERLTGIHQVFDAAGVRPVTAHRCPKWMPEDGYDTTREILRRHRPKALLCLNDRLAFGAYQALAEAGLSVPDDVSVVSFDDHPIASWVRPRLTTVALPHHELGAKAVEVLFAAAERRGRLRGAPVVHRVPMSVRHGESVKPVR; encoded by the coding sequence ATGGGGCGAAGACGCGTCACGCTGGCCGACGTGGCCAAGGCGACGGGTGTCTCCACCACGACGGTGTCCCTGGTGCTGACCGGCCGCGGGCGGGACCTGCGCATCTCCGAGGAGGTGGAGCGCCGGGTGCGCTCGACCGCCCAGGAGCTGGGGTACCGGCGCAACACGCTCTCGGTGGGCCTGCGCACCGGGCGCACCCAGACGATCGGCTTCGTGTCCGACACGGTCGCCTCCTCCCTGCTGGCCGGGAACATGATCAAGGGTGCGCTGGAGGCGGCGCACCAGCGCGGGTTCATGCTGTTCTTCGGCGAGAGCGGCGGCGACCCCGGCGTGGAGAAGGCCCTCGTCGAGGCCATGCACGACCGCCGGGTCGACGGCATCGTCTTCGCCGCCATGTACACCAGGCCGGTCGCCGTGCCCGAGGGCCTCGACCACGGTCCGGCCGTCCTGCTCAACGCCGTGCCCGCGGCGTACTCGCCCGTGCCGTCGGTGCTGCCCGACGAGGTGGGCGCCGGCCGCGCCGCCGCCCGGGTGCTGGTGGACGCGGGCCACCGCGACGGCGTCCACCTGGTCGGCGCGGGTCCCGGCATCGAGGACATCCCGCCGAACAGCATCGCCGCGGCCGAGCGGCTGACGGGCATCCACCAGGTGTTCGACGCCGCGGGCGTGCGACCGGTGACGGCGCACCGCTGTCCGAAGTGGATGCCCGAGGACGGCTACGACACCACCCGGGAGATCCTGCGCCGGCACCGCCCGAAGGCCCTGCTCTGCCTGAACGACCGCCTGGCCTTCGGCGCCTACCAGGCCCTCGCCGAAGCCGGCCTGTCCGTGCCGGACGACGTCTCCGTGGTGTCCTTCGACGACCACCCCATCGCCTCCTGGGTGCGGCCCAGGCTCACCACCGTCGCCCTGCCGCACCACGAGCTGGGCGCCAAGGCGGTGGAGGTCCTGTTCGCCGCGGCCGAGCGGCGCGGGCGGCTCCGGGGTGCTCCCGTGGTCCATCGCGTCCCCATGTCGGTGCGGCACGGCGAGTCGGTCAAGCCCGTGCGCTGA
- a CDS encoding endo-1,4-beta-xylanase, which yields MKLTARSVSRALLAATLVATTTGGVVALATTSASAASTLGAAAAQSGRYFGTAVAAGRLGDSTYVGILNREFDMVTAENEMKMDATEPNRGQFSFSSGDRILNQARNQGKRVRGHTLAWHAQQPGWMQSLSGSTLRQALLNHVTQVATYYKGKIYAWDVVNEAYADGSSGARRDSNLQRTGNDWIEAAFRAARAADPGAKLCYNDYNTDDWTHAKTQGVYRMVQDFKQRGVPIDCVGFQSHFNSQSPVPSNYQTTLQNFANLGVDVQITELDIEGSGTAQAQNYQRVTQACLAVARCAGITVWGIRDTDSWRSSGTPLLFDGSGNKKAAYTSVLNALNAGGTTTDTTTTTTTTTTTTTTTTTTTTTTSQDPGPGGCTASVVLNSWNGGFVANVRVTAGSSALDGWSVTVPLPSGATVTNQWSANRSGNTGTVVFTNVDYNRSVAPGQSVEFGFQATGSAGSLSPTCSAR from the coding sequence ATGAAGTTGACAGCGAGGTCAGTGTCACGAGCGTTGCTCGCGGCGACTTTGGTGGCCACGACCACCGGCGGCGTCGTGGCGCTCGCGACCACGTCCGCGAGCGCCGCGAGCACGCTCGGCGCGGCCGCGGCCCAGAGCGGCCGCTACTTCGGCACGGCCGTCGCGGCCGGCCGGCTCGGCGACTCGACCTACGTCGGAATCCTCAACCGCGAGTTCGACATGGTCACCGCCGAGAACGAGATGAAGATGGACGCGACCGAGCCCAACCGGGGCCAGTTCTCGTTCAGCAGCGGCGACCGTATCCTCAACCAGGCGCGCAACCAGGGCAAGCGGGTGCGCGGCCACACGCTGGCCTGGCACGCCCAGCAGCCGGGCTGGATGCAGAGCCTGTCCGGCAGCACCCTGCGCCAGGCGCTGCTCAACCACGTCACCCAGGTCGCGACCTACTACAAGGGCAAGATCTACGCCTGGGACGTGGTCAACGAGGCGTACGCCGACGGCAGCTCCGGCGCCCGCCGCGACTCCAACCTCCAGCGCACCGGCAACGACTGGATCGAGGCCGCGTTCCGCGCCGCCCGCGCCGCCGACCCCGGTGCCAAGCTCTGCTACAACGACTACAACACCGACGACTGGACCCACGCCAAGACCCAGGGCGTCTACCGGATGGTCCAGGACTTCAAGCAGCGCGGCGTGCCGATCGACTGCGTCGGCTTCCAGTCCCACTTCAACTCCCAGTCGCCGGTGCCGTCGAACTACCAGACGACCCTGCAGAACTTCGCCAACCTCGGCGTGGACGTGCAGATCACCGAGCTGGACATCGAGGGCTCCGGCACCGCGCAGGCGCAGAACTACCAGCGCGTCACCCAGGCGTGCCTGGCCGTCGCCCGCTGCGCCGGCATCACGGTGTGGGGCATCCGGGACACCGACTCGTGGCGCTCCTCGGGCACCCCGCTGCTGTTCGACGGCAGCGGCAACAAGAAGGCCGCCTACACGTCGGTCCTCAACGCCCTCAACGCGGGCGGCACCACCACTGACACCACCACGACCACGACCACCACGACCACGACCACGACCACGACGACCACCACGACGACCACGACCTCTCAGGACCCCGGTCCGGGCGGCTGCACCGCGTCGGTGGTGCTGAACTCCTGGAACGGCGGCTTCGTGGCCAACGTCAGGGTCACGGCCGGCTCGTCGGCGCTCGACGGCTGGTCGGTCACGGTGCCCCTGCCGTCCGGCGCCACCGTCACCAACCAGTGGAGCGCCAACCGCAGCGGCAACACCGGCACGGTCGTCTTCACCAACGTCGACTACAACCGGTCCGTCGCACCGGGGCAGTCCGTGGAGTTCGGCTTCCAGGCCACCGGCAGCGCCGGCAGCCTGTCGCCCACCTGCTCGGCCCGCTGA
- a CDS encoding carbohydrate ABC transporter permease: MSRLVGWLFVLPALAVYAVFVLRPLALTAQYSLYRWDGTGPSAWVGWDNYLAVLTDPDLRGTLGRALVLVAFFTGVPLSLGLLATAVLRRAPGRSVRAVLLLPQAVPLVAAGLAWGLLLSSTGAVNRLLAAVGLGGVARAWLGDSSTALAAVGVIGAWVLLGLCTTLLLAGADRIDPALYEAARLDGAGPWWELRAVTLPGVRRELAVCATVTTTAALASFDVVYVTTQGGPGDATAVPGLEVFRLAFAQREVGLASALAVVLVVLVLVVVAPLLRWSR, encoded by the coding sequence GTGTCGCGACTGGTCGGCTGGCTGTTCGTGCTGCCCGCGCTCGCCGTGTACGCGGTGTTCGTGCTGCGGCCCCTGGCGCTGACGGCCCAGTACTCGCTGTACCGGTGGGACGGGACCGGGCCGTCCGCCTGGGTCGGCTGGGACAACTACCTGGCCGTGCTCACCGATCCCGACCTGCGCGGCACGCTCGGCCGCGCCCTGGTGCTGGTCGCGTTCTTCACCGGGGTGCCGCTGTCGCTCGGCCTGCTCGCCACCGCGGTGCTCCGGCGGGCGCCCGGCCGGTCGGTGCGGGCGGTGCTGCTCCTGCCCCAGGCGGTGCCCCTGGTCGCGGCGGGGCTCGCGTGGGGGCTGCTGCTGTCGTCCACCGGCGCGGTCAACCGGCTGCTGGCGGCGGTGGGGCTGGGCGGGGTGGCCAGGGCCTGGCTGGGCGACTCGTCGACCGCGCTGGCGGCGGTGGGCGTGATCGGGGCGTGGGTGCTGCTCGGCCTGTGCACGACCCTGCTGCTGGCCGGCGCGGACCGGATCGACCCGGCGCTGTACGAGGCGGCCCGGCTGGACGGCGCGGGACCGTGGTGGGAGCTGCGCGCGGTCACGCTGCCCGGCGTGCGCCGCGAGCTGGCCGTCTGCGCGACCGTGACGACCACGGCGGCGCTGGCGAGCTTCGACGTCGTCTACGTCACCACGCAGGGCGGGCCGGGCGACGCCACGGCGGTGCCGGGGCTGGAGGTGTTCCGCCTGGCGTTCGCGCAGCGGGAGGTGGGGTTGGCCTCCGCGCTGGCCGTCGTGCTGGTGGTGCTGGTGCTCGTGGTGGTGGCGCCGCTGCTGCGGTGGTCGCGGTGA
- a CDS encoding ABC transporter substrate-binding protein, producing the protein MPRAGRPGPLAIAALAVSLLAGCSAPGADRPVPTGTAAPVSNPDCGTAPVVLRGRFETGFPLAKALADEFTRQHPNVTWDVREEQFAVLTQNAPRLLADDPPDLVRLPQVSDLAGAGLLRDLDGYAAEFGWDDWPAAQLRPMRVGPGGRPRGEGPLYAMGFSTSVTGVFYNKDLAARIGFREPATLAEFDEALARAKQAGIPPLAGFNAGATGGLAFPLQALMAAHGSPAAINDWVFQRPGATVDTPANAEGARHLQRWLRAGYFDADLNATDYARMVDRFASGRALFMVDGDWEAAALDRRMPGRVGFFLVPPVRAGDARAAMAGPPTFGVPAGAAHPDCAAFFLNWAVTDRVARETTVRVGGALPLGPADAPVPPAEPGSATAATLAAAAEVVASGTGMDFIANATGAILAGSWTPRLQELAAGEVTPEEVLRRVQEDYADQVGG; encoded by the coding sequence TTGCCCCGTGCCGGACGTCCCGGTCCACTCGCGATCGCCGCGCTGGCGGTGTCGCTCCTGGCGGGCTGCTCGGCCCCCGGCGCGGACCGCCCGGTTCCGACCGGGACGGCGGCGCCGGTGTCCAACCCGGACTGCGGCACCGCGCCGGTGGTGCTGCGCGGTCGCTTCGAGACCGGTTTCCCACTGGCGAAGGCGCTCGCCGACGAGTTCACCCGCCAGCACCCCAACGTGACGTGGGACGTGCGCGAGGAGCAGTTCGCGGTGCTGACCCAGAACGCGCCCCGGCTGCTGGCCGACGACCCGCCCGACCTCGTGCGGCTGCCCCAGGTGTCCGACCTGGCCGGTGCCGGCCTGCTGCGCGACCTCGACGGCTACGCCGCGGAATTCGGTTGGGACGACTGGCCCGCGGCGCAGCTGCGGCCGATGCGCGTCGGTCCGGGCGGGCGGCCGCGCGGCGAGGGACCGCTGTACGCGATGGGGTTCTCCACCAGCGTCACCGGCGTGTTCTACAACAAGGACCTGGCGGCGCGGATCGGGTTCCGCGAACCGGCGACGCTGGCGGAGTTCGACGAGGCGCTGGCCCGGGCCAAGCAGGCGGGCATCCCGCCGCTGGCGGGGTTCAACGCGGGCGCGACGGGCGGGCTGGCGTTCCCCCTGCAGGCCCTCATGGCCGCCCACGGCTCCCCCGCCGCGATCAACGACTGGGTGTTCCAGCGGCCCGGCGCGACCGTCGACACCCCGGCCAACGCCGAGGGCGCGCGGCACCTCCAGCGGTGGCTGCGCGCCGGGTACTTCGACGCCGACCTCAACGCCACCGACTACGCGCGGATGGTCGACCGGTTCGCCTCCGGCCGGGCCCTGTTCATGGTCGACGGCGACTGGGAGGCCGCGGCGCTCGACCGGCGGATGCCGGGCCGGGTCGGGTTCTTCCTGGTGCCCCCGGTGCGGGCCGGTGACGCGCGGGCGGCGATGGCCGGTCCCCCGACCTTCGGCGTGCCCGCCGGCGCGGCGCACCCGGACTGCGCCGCGTTCTTCCTGAACTGGGCGGTCACCGACCGCGTGGCGCGCGAGACGACCGTGCGGGTGGGCGGGGCGCTCCCCCTCGGCCCGGCCGACGCGCCGGTGCCCCCGGCCGAGCCGGGCTCGGCCACGGCCGCCACGCTCGCCGCCGCCGCCGAGGTCGTCGCGAGCGGCACGGGCATGGACTTCATCGCCAACGCCACCGGCGCCATCCTGGCCGGGAGCTGGACGCCGCGGTTGCAGGAGCTGGCGGCGGGCGAGGTGACCCCGGAGGAGGTGCTGCGGCGGGTGCAGGAGGACTACGCCGACCAGGTCGGCGGGTGA
- a CDS encoding carbohydrate ABC transporter permease, producing the protein MTAGRWERAGGALLTVVLVVVTLVPFADLFLTALHPPGTYPPGLTWPADPHWSNFATAFRSARVDRLLLSSGLVVLGVVPLTLVLAVPAGYALGHLRFPGHRAVFGLFAVGLVLPQEALVTPLYHQVRDLGLLNTRSGLVAALVAVHLPFAVFWLRAHFAGAPPELSDGARLDGAGPWRLFALVHLPLARPAVSSLAVLLSVWTWNHFLLAIVLVDDPARRTAAGVLGAFQGRWGTDVPLLCAGSLLVLAPVLLVFALLHRRLAADVARTAPGGGGRRSR; encoded by the coding sequence GTGACCGCGGGGCGGTGGGAGCGGGCGGGCGGCGCGCTGCTGACGGTCGTGCTGGTGGTGGTGACGCTGGTGCCGTTCGCCGACCTGTTCCTGACCGCGCTGCACCCGCCGGGGACCTACCCGCCGGGCCTGACCTGGCCGGCGGACCCGCACTGGTCGAACTTCGCCACCGCGTTCCGCTCGGCGCGGGTGGACCGGCTGCTGCTGTCGAGCGGCCTGGTCGTGCTCGGCGTGGTGCCGCTGACCCTGGTCCTGGCCGTGCCGGCCGGCTACGCGCTCGGGCACCTGCGGTTCCCCGGCCACCGGGCGGTGTTCGGGTTGTTCGCGGTGGGGCTGGTGCTGCCGCAGGAGGCCCTGGTCACCCCGCTGTACCACCAGGTGCGCGACCTGGGGCTGCTCAACACGCGGTCGGGCCTGGTGGCGGCGCTGGTCGCGGTGCACCTGCCGTTCGCGGTGTTCTGGCTGCGGGCGCACTTCGCCGGCGCGCCGCCGGAGCTGTCGGACGGCGCCCGGCTGGACGGCGCGGGCCCGTGGCGGCTGTTCGCGCTGGTGCACCTGCCCCTGGCGCGGCCGGCGGTGTCGTCGCTGGCGGTCCTGCTGTCGGTGTGGACCTGGAACCACTTCCTGCTGGCGATCGTGCTGGTCGACGACCCGGCGCGGCGCACGGCGGCGGGCGTGCTCGGCGCGTTCCAGGGGAGGTGGGGCACCGACGTGCCGCTGCTGTGCGCCGGGTCGCTGCTGGTCCTCGCGCCCGTGCTGCTGGTGTTCGCGCTGCTGCACCGGCGGTTGGCGGCGGACGTGGCGCGGACGGCGCCGGGTGGCGGCGGGCGGCGCTCCCGATGA
- a CDS encoding M15 family metallopeptidase domain-containing protein — protein MTGVSRRAVLAGGAGAVLWVGAGRAEAARWTGRRSANGWPVLDEVPVHRIEGSDVDVPLRGGDVAAVLLHVARRFHYEIDALRAGEVVGHTRDREVAAPYESNHLSGTAIAIRPRAYPVGVAGGLFPHELAVVHAVVAELDHAVAWGGDEGTPKEGHFHIAVPPNRLAAVAARVRAWDAAPGRGAGAVFAGPG, from the coding sequence ATGACCGGGGTGAGCCGCCGCGCGGTGCTGGCCGGTGGCGCGGGTGCCGTGCTCTGGGTGGGAGCGGGACGGGCCGAGGCCGCGCGGTGGACCGGGCGCAGGTCGGCCAACGGCTGGCCGGTGCTCGACGAGGTGCCCGTGCACCGGATCGAGGGATCGGACGTGGACGTGCCGCTGCGCGGCGGTGACGTGGCCGCGGTCCTGCTGCACGTGGCCCGCCGGTTCCACTACGAGATCGACGCCCTGCGCGCGGGCGAGGTCGTCGGCCACACCCGCGACCGCGAGGTCGCCGCGCCCTACGAGAGCAACCACCTGTCGGGCACGGCCATCGCCATCCGACCGCGGGCCTACCCGGTCGGCGTGGCCGGCGGTCTGTTCCCGCACGAGCTGGCCGTGGTGCACGCGGTCGTGGCGGAGCTGGACCACGCGGTGGCCTGGGGCGGGGACGAGGGGACGCCCAAGGAGGGGCACTTCCACATCGCCGTGCCGCCGAACCGCCTCGCCGCGGTCGCCGCCCGGGTGCGGGCGTGGGACGCCGCGCCGGGGCGGGGTGCGGGCGCGGTGTTCGCCGGGCCGGGCTGA